ATCAGTGCAGAGATTTCATCGTTACAGAGATTACCAATACTTCCTTCATGCGTATGATGCACTTGCTTACTATGTGAGAAGTTCCCGGCTTCAATATCCAGTCCCACTTTCTTATAAGCATCCCGGAAAGGCATACCTTCACGTGCCAGACGATTTACTTCCTCCACACTGAAAATAAGCAGATACTTGTCATCATCAAGAATATGTTCATTCACTTTGATTTCATTCATGATATAAGTCGTCATCTGCAAACAATCTTTCAGTTCCTGGAAAGCAGGCAAGAATACTTCTTTAATAATCTGCAAATCACGGAAATATCCAGAAGGCAGATTATTAGCAATCATCATGATCTGTTGTGGCAATGACTGCAACTTATTACATTTAGCACGTGTCAGTTCAAAAACATCAGGATTCTTCTTATGAGGCATAATGCTGGAACCGGTCGTGCAATCATCAGGCAACTTCACGAAACCAAAATTCTGGCTATTGAACATACAAGCATCAAAAGCCAGTTTAGAAATAGTACCGGCAATGCTTGCCAAGGCAAAAGCTACATTACGTTCCATCTTGCCACGCCCCATCTGTGCATAAACAACATTATAGTTTAAGGAGTCAAATCCCAATAAACTTGTTGTCATTGTACGGTTCAGTGGGAATGAAGAACCATATCCGGCAGCTGATCCCAAAGGATTCCGATTACACATTTTAAATGCTGCCTGCAGGAAAAGCATATCATCTACCAGACTTTCAGCATAAGCACCAAACCACAAACCGAAAGAAGATGGCATTGCTATTTGCAGATGAGTATAGCCAGGCATAAGCACATCCTTGAAACGCTCGCTCTGGCATATCAGCACATGGAATAGTTGCTCCACCGCCTCGGCAATATCCTTGATCTGTTCACGCGTGAAAAGTTTCAGGTCGAGCAGTACCTGGTCATTCCGAGAACGGCCACTGTGTATCTTCTTACCGACATCACCTAATTTACGCGTCAGCATTAACTCCACTTGCGAGTGTACATCCTCTACTCCCTCTTCTATCACAAACTCGCCTTTTTCAGCAGCTGCATAGATATTCTTCAATTCATCAAGTAGGAGACCCAATTCTTCGTTTGTCAACAGACCGATACTTTCGAGCATTGTAATATGGGCCATAGAGCCTATCACATCATGCTTTGCCAAGTAAAGATCCATTTCACGGTCACGCCCCACTGTAAAACGTTCTATATCCTTATTTACCTGAACGGATTTCTCCCAAAGTTTCTGAGCCATTTATTTAGTGATTAATGATTAGTGATTAATACGGTATAATCGAAAGCATATCCGCCATTTTCTCTAATCCTTCCTGCAAAGGTTTCTGAACCAGACCTTTCATAAAAGGATTCAATTCCATGCCGATGGTTAGCTTCATTTTACATTCAGTCTCTGTTACCGGCACAATCTGTATCCACAGATTAAACGGCAACGGTGAAGTGGTCGTGGCAAACTTGATACATTTACACGGGTCTTTCTCTACTATACTTAACGCGATCTTACCCACAGGAGCAGCTTCTATCACTATACTCTCCGAATCAAAGCTCAAGTTCTTCACTTTATCCTCCGGCAAGCTGTCTTTAAACTTTTCCAGATTATTCAAATCAGATAATTTCTCATAAACAGCTTCCTGCGAAGCAGGTATTGTCTTCACACCACTTTCAAATTTTGTCATATTTTGAATCTCTTTAAAAGACAAAAAGAACTATCCGGACAGAATCTATCCGAATGGCCCTTTCGTCATATTATTTATTTTATAGAATAAACCGCTGTTACTTTCCAGCATCCCAATGTGCAGGGTCCTTACGCCATTCGTTCAGCGTTGCTATATCTTCTTCTTCTATATAACCCGTACGAAGTGCAACATCCAACACAGCCTCATAATTTGTCAGCGTTACCAAAGGAACTTTGGCATCTTTGAATGCTTTTTCCGCAATAGGAAAACCGTAAGTATATGCAGCTACCATACCGATAACTTCACATCCATCACGGCGTATAGCCTCTACAGCCTTCAGACTGCTTCCACCTGTAGAAATCAAATCTTCGACCACAACAACCTTCATACCCGGACGAAGTTCTCCTTCAATCAGGTTTTCCAGACCATGGTCTTTCGGGGTAGAACGTACGTACACAAACGGCAAGTTCAGCGCATCGGCAACCAAAGCTCCTTGAGGAATGGCACCTGTTGCTACACCGGCAATTGCATCCACCTGCCCGAAACGTTCCAATATCAAACGGGTAATTTCAATCTTTACAAAATTACGCAAGGAAGGATAGGAAAGAGTTTTGCGGTTATCACAGTAAAAAGGAGATTTCCATCCGGAAGCCCAAGTAAAGGGATTAGCCGGTTGTAGTTTAATCGCTTTTATCTTCAGCAACTTCTCTGCGAATAGTTTTTCTAAAGTTCTCATAACCAAATTAGCTATTTATAGTAAATATGGCACAAAAATACGGAAACTGAATGAGAATAAAAAAAAGAATAAAGAGATTTTTCACTCAAAGTCATCATTTTCATCAGAAAGCTGTATACAATGACGAATATCTTTCATTTCGAACCCACGGCTCAGCGCAAAACGCATTAACTTTCCATTTAACTCATATTCATTCTCCGCATGTACACTTTTACGTTTTGCAGCCAACAGGCCATCTAAAACAGATAGGTATTCTTCCTCATCTATCTCATTCAAAAAACGCCGGCATACATTATAAGAAACCTTTTTCATCTGGAGTGCCTGGGCTATTTTCACTTTTCCCCATTTCGCAAAGCGATACTTGTCATTGACAAAAGCCCGGCAAAATCGTTCTTCATCAATATACTTCTCATCTTCCAGCCGTTTAAGGATACGATCAATGGCATCGTACGGCAATCCCCAACGTTGTAGTTTCTCGGAAATCTCGGCACGGCAATGCTCTGCTGTAGAGCAATAGCCTGCAACTTTACTTAAAGCCTCTGTTTCAGTAATATTTGTCATTTTTGCGCTATTACAAATCGATCATTATGGGAAATATCCTTTTGAAGACGCACAAAGCGATATCCTAATTCACGCATCATAAGCACGATATCTTCTCCAAAAGTACGGTTAATTTCAAAATAAAGTTTTCCGTCAGGTTCAAGTATTTCAAGCCCAAGCACGGATATGCGACGATAGAAACGCAAAGGATCTGCATCAGGCACAAACAGCGCCAAAGAGGGTTCCCAATCCAGCACATTCCGTTCCATATCTTGTTTCTCTGCTTCAGTAACATAAGGCGGATTGCTCACTATCACATCATAACGTTCTGTTACACCGGGAATATAAGTCAGTACATCACGCTGTTCAAAACAGACAGGCACTTGTAAAGCCAGACTGTTAGCAGCAGCAATAGCCAAAGCTTCTTCAGACACATCCCAGGCAGTAACCTGTGCTCCGGGCAATTCCTTTGCCAACGTGGCAGCAATACAACCACTGCCTGTTCCAATATCTAAAACACGAGAAGTAGAAGAAATCTCTTTCAACATTATTTCCACCAGTTCTTCCGTTTCAGGGCGTGGAATAAGGACACCGGAAGCTACCTGAAATGTTCTCCCCAGAAAACGTGCTTCTCCTAAAATATATTGTATTGGTTCAAAATTCCGTAAACGCCTGAGAAGGCTTTGCAATTCCTGTTCTGCTTTTGCAGATAAAGTTATATCTTTGCCCAAATAATAATCCACAACCGACTGCCCCAGAATCTCGCAACAGATAAGTCTGGACAAATTTCCGGCTTCCTGCGGTGTATAATAATCCTGCAGTTCACGGCGGATATAAGAGGCGGTAATATTCATAAATGGATATTTTGGGGATTCTTCGTCAGTTCTATTACCGGACCAAGATGAGACCAAGTCCGTGTCAAGTCCGTACCAACTCCATACCAAGTCCAAGCGTATAGATACGGAGATGGTACGGACTTGGTAAGTACCGGACAGATATCGGGTATATCACCGGGAAACCTGTATTCCGAACGACGAAGAATCTATTTCGGAGTGCAAAAGTAAGAATTATCATAGAAAGATAACACACATGGAAGAAGAAAAATACATGCGTCGCTGTATACAACTGGCACAGAACGGATTTTGCAATGCCGCCCCTAACCCAATGGTAGGAGCAGTCATCGTATGCGATGGGAAAATTATCGGAGAAGGATATCATGTACGCTGCGGAGAAGCGCATGCTGAAGTGAATGCCATTCGTTCCGTAAAAGACACTTCATTATTGAAACGCTCAACAATTTACGTCAGTCTTGAGCCTTGTTCTCATCATGGAAAAACGCCGCCTTGCGCCGATTTGATTATTGAAAAACAAATTCCCCGCATTGTTATCGGTTGCCAGGACCCTTTTTCCAAAGTTGCCGGACGAGGTATACAAAAGCTGAAAGATGCCGGACGAGAAGTAACCGTAGGAGTATTGGAAAATGAATGCCGACACCTCATCAGACGTTTCATCACTTTCCATACCTTACGCCGCCCGTATATCACCCTGAAATGGGCAGAATCTGCGGATGGTTTCATTGATTTACACAGGAACGGAGGCAGCCCTGTCATCCTATCCACTCCGTTGACTTCCATGATGGTACATAAAAAGCGTGCAGAGCATGCTGCCATACTTGTAGGTACACGCACCGCCGAACTGGACAATCCCTCCCTTAATGTACGCAACTGGTATGGGCGTTCTCCCGTACGCCTTGTCATCGACCGGAGACTGAGCCTGTCACCGACGCTCCACTTGTTTGATGGCAACGTGCCTACACTCGTATTTACCGAACATCCCCATAATTCCCTTCCCGGCGTAGAATATCTTCCGATAAACTTCGGACAAGATATATTGCCCCAGATCATGCAAGTTCTGTACGAACGCAATCTCCAATCCCTTTTAGTAGAAGGCGGGAGTACCTTACTGCAATCTTTCATTGATGCCAGCCTCTGGGATGAAGCCTTTGTCGAAGAGAGTCCCATTCATCTGACATCCGGTGTTAATGCACCTAAAATGAACGATAAAAATAGTTATGTCAACGAACAATATTTCGGTAGAAGTATACGGCATTACACTACGGCAAAATAGCGCGAATTACCTCATTTTGATGCTTTTTTATCGAGAAAAACGGGCATATTATCTATAATTTTATATAAAACTTGCCTGTTATGCTGTTTATCGAGAAAAATGTTCCTATTTTTGCAACTTGTAAATAAACACTATCTTTAGAAATGAGAATAAAGTTTTTATCCGTAATCATGAGTTTTCTTCTTATGTCGATTGCCATAAGTTCGTGCCTTAACTCAGATGATAATTATGAATACAGTTCCGACGCAACGATACGTGCCTTTGGTCTTGACACCATAAAAAAAGGTATATATTATAAGTTTACGATTGATCAACTGAAAAGAGAAATTTATAATGTTGACTCACTTCCTGTTGGATCAGACACTATCATAGACAAGATATTGATTGACACACTCAATGTTACAGGCTGGGTTACATCCGGTTTACAAGATACACTATTCAACAACCTTACTGACTCCGTTGACCTGAGAGAACCGATCACTCTGAAAGTACATGCAGCCGACAGAGTTACTACCCGTGAATATAAAATCACAGTAAATGTTCACAAGCAAGATCCGGATTCGCTAATCTGGAGAGAAATGTCATCATTGCCAACTTCCCCTGCCGCCAACAAGCAGAAATCAGTAATTCTTAAAAATGATGCCGAAGAAGAAAATCTATTTGTCTATACTTCTACAACATCAGCATACCGCAGTTCATTAGGAAATCCAGCCTATTTATCTTGGAATGCCATCGAAGTTACGGGCATGCCGGCCAATGTCGACTTGGGATCTATTGTAAGCTTCAAAAACCAACTTTTTGTAGCAGCCCCAAATGGAGATATATTCTGCTCCAATAATGGAAGTACATGGGTAAATGCCGGTATACAGGAAGTGAAGGAGAACAAGGAAGTACAAAACATGCAAATGAGCATACTGGTTGCTACACTTAAAGCTGATGCACTAACAGGCATATCAGAGGAAACCTTAATCGGTATTCTTCTGGATGGAGGCCAGAAATATTTCTGCATAAGTACTGATGGTAAAAACTGGACCAGAAGCAAAGAAACAGTATCCAATGATTTCCCAGTAAAAGACATATATGCTACTGTATTTACGAATGCAAGCGGCATCAAGCAAACAGTAGTAGTGGGTAAAACAGAAACATCAGCCAAAGCAGTAGTTCCTTGGTTCACAATGGATGGGCTGACATGGGCTGACATGAGTACTCCAAGCGATTTCTACTGTCCGGCTATGGAGAACCCGGCTATCATGTATTATGGAGGCCTGTTTCACATGATGGGTGGAAAATTTGAAACTATCTATTCCTCACGAGTAGGTATCGCCTGGAATGAATCTGCTGAGAAGTTCAAGTATCCAATGAAAAAGATAGTAACTCCGGGAGAAGATGAAGACGATGAAGAAGAAGTTACATACGAAAGCCTCTTCAAGGACAAAGGAGATTATTCTTTGACTATCGATAAGAATCATTATATTTGGATTGTATGGAACGACGGTAGTATATGGCGAGGTCGTCTAAACAAACTGGGTTTCAAGATACAATAATAAAAT
This window of the Bacteroides intestinalis DSM 17393 genome carries:
- the argH gene encoding argininosuccinate lyase; this encodes MAQKLWEKSVQVNKDIERFTVGRDREMDLYLAKHDVIGSMAHITMLESIGLLTNEELGLLLDELKNIYAAAEKGEFVIEEGVEDVHSQVELMLTRKLGDVGKKIHSGRSRNDQVLLDLKLFTREQIKDIAEAVEQLFHVLICQSERFKDVLMPGYTHLQIAMPSSFGLWFGAYAESLVDDMLFLQAAFKMCNRNPLGSAAGYGSSFPLNRTMTTSLLGFDSLNYNVVYAQMGRGKMERNVAFALASIAGTISKLAFDACMFNSQNFGFVKLPDDCTTGSSIMPHKKNPDVFELTRAKCNKLQSLPQQIMMIANNLPSGYFRDLQIIKEVFLPAFQELKDCLQMTTYIMNEIKVNEHILDDDKYLLIFSVEEVNRLAREGMPFRDAYKKVGLDIEAGNFSHSKQVHHTHEGSIGNLCNDEISALMQEVVDGFNFHGMEVAEKALLGR
- a CDS encoding SRPBCC family protein codes for the protein MTKFESGVKTIPASQEAVYEKLSDLNNLEKFKDSLPEDKVKNLSFDSESIVIEAAPVGKIALSIVEKDPCKCIKFATTTSPLPFNLWIQIVPVTETECKMKLTIGMELNPFMKGLVQKPLQEGLEKMADMLSIIPY
- the pyrE gene encoding orotate phosphoribosyltransferase — its product is MRTLEKLFAEKLLKIKAIKLQPANPFTWASGWKSPFYCDNRKTLSYPSLRNFVKIEITRLILERFGQVDAIAGVATGAIPQGALVADALNLPFVYVRSTPKDHGLENLIEGELRPGMKVVVVEDLISTGGSSLKAVEAIRRDGCEVIGMVAAYTYGFPIAEKAFKDAKVPLVTLTNYEAVLDVALRTGYIEEEDIATLNEWRKDPAHWDAGK
- a CDS encoding regulatory protein RecX, encoding MTNITETEALSKVAGYCSTAEHCRAEISEKLQRWGLPYDAIDRILKRLEDEKYIDEERFCRAFVNDKYRFAKWGKVKIAQALQMKKVSYNVCRRFLNEIDEEEYLSVLDGLLAAKRKSVHAENEYELNGKLMRFALSRGFEMKDIRHCIQLSDENDDFE
- the prmC gene encoding peptide chain release factor N(5)-glutamine methyltransferase; the protein is MNITASYIRRELQDYYTPQEAGNLSRLICCEILGQSVVDYYLGKDITLSAKAEQELQSLLRRLRNFEPIQYILGEARFLGRTFQVASGVLIPRPETEELVEIMLKEISSTSRVLDIGTGSGCIAATLAKELPGAQVTAWDVSEEALAIAAANSLALQVPVCFEQRDVLTYIPGVTERYDVIVSNPPYVTEAEKQDMERNVLDWEPSLALFVPDADPLRFYRRISVLGLEILEPDGKLYFEINRTFGEDIVLMMRELGYRFVRLQKDISHNDRFVIAQK
- the ribD gene encoding bifunctional diaminohydroxyphosphoribosylaminopyrimidine deaminase/5-amino-6-(5-phosphoribosylamino)uracil reductase RibD, whose amino-acid sequence is MEEEKYMRRCIQLAQNGFCNAAPNPMVGAVIVCDGKIIGEGYHVRCGEAHAEVNAIRSVKDTSLLKRSTIYVSLEPCSHHGKTPPCADLIIEKQIPRIVIGCQDPFSKVAGRGIQKLKDAGREVTVGVLENECRHLIRRFITFHTLRRPYITLKWAESADGFIDLHRNGGSPVILSTPLTSMMVHKKRAEHAAILVGTRTAELDNPSLNVRNWYGRSPVRLVIDRRLSLSPTLHLFDGNVPTLVFTEHPHNSLPGVEYLPINFGQDILPQIMQVLYERNLQSLLVEGGSTLLQSFIDASLWDEAFVEESPIHLTSGVNAPKMNDKNSYVNEQYFGRSIRHYTTAK
- a CDS encoding DUF6242 domain-containing protein translates to MRIKFLSVIMSFLLMSIAISSCLNSDDNYEYSSDATIRAFGLDTIKKGIYYKFTIDQLKREIYNVDSLPVGSDTIIDKILIDTLNVTGWVTSGLQDTLFNNLTDSVDLREPITLKVHAADRVTTREYKITVNVHKQDPDSLIWREMSSLPTSPAANKQKSVILKNDAEEENLFVYTSTTSAYRSSLGNPAYLSWNAIEVTGMPANVDLGSIVSFKNQLFVAAPNGDIFCSNNGSTWVNAGIQEVKENKEVQNMQMSILVATLKADALTGISEETLIGILLDGGQKYFCISTDGKNWTRSKETVSNDFPVKDIYATVFTNASGIKQTVVVGKTETSAKAVVPWFTMDGLTWADMSTPSDFYCPAMENPAIMYYGGLFHMMGGKFETIYSSRVGIAWNESAEKFKYPMKKIVTPGEDEDDEEEVTYESLFKDKGDYSLTIDKNHYIWIVWNDGSIWRGRLNKLGFKIQ